The following proteins come from a genomic window of Budorcas taxicolor isolate Tak-1 chromosome 24, Takin1.1, whole genome shotgun sequence:
- the LOC128068285 gene encoding UBX domain-containing protein 2A-like produces the protein MKEVDNLESIKEEWVCETGSDHQPLSDSQQTNCEYFVDSLFEEAQKVGAKCLSPTEQKKQVDVSIKLWKNGFMVNDDFRSYSDGASQQFLNSIKKGELLLELQGVFDKQEVDVKVEDKKNEVCMSTKPVFQPFSGQGHRLGSATPKIVSKAKNIEVENKNKLSAVPLNNLEPITNIQIWLANGKRIVQKFNITHRISHIKDFIEKYQGSQRSPPFSLATTLPFLKLLDETLTLEEADLQNAVIIQRLKKTAEPFKELS, from the coding sequence atgaaagaagtGGATAATCTTGAAAGTATAAAGGAAGAATGGGTTTGTGAAACAGGATCTGACCACCAACCTCTTAGTGATAGTCAACAAACAAATTGTGAATATTTTGTTGACAGCCTTTTTGAGGAAGCTCAGAAGGTTGGTGCCAAATGTTTGTCTCCCACTGAACAAAAGAAACAGGTAGATGTAAGTATAAAATTATGGAAAAATGGATTCATGGTCAATGATGATTTCAGAAGTTATTCTGATGGTGCAAGTCAACAGTTTCTGAACTCCATCAAAAAAGGGGAATTACTTTTAGAATTACAGGGAGTTTTTGATAAACAGGAGGTGGATGTTAAAGTTGAagataagaaaaatgaagtaTGTATGTCAACAAAGCCTGTGTTCCAGCCCTTCTCAGGACAAGGTCACAGACTGGGAAGTGCTACACCAAAAATTGTTTCTAAAGCTAAGAATATTGAAGTTGAGAATAAAAATAAGTTGTCTGCTGTCCCACTAAACAATCTGGAACCCATCACTAATATACAGATCTGGTTAGCCAACGGGAAAAGGATTGTCCAAAAATTTAACATTACTCATAGGATAAGCCACATCAAAGACTTCATCGAAAAATACCAGGGATCTCAGAGGAGTCCTCCCTTTTCCCTGGCAACTACTCTTCCTTTCCTCAAATTGCTAGATGAAACACTCACACTGGAAGAAGCTGATTTACAGAATGCTGTAatcattcagagactcaaaaaaACCGCTGAACCTTTTAAAGAACTTTCATAG